In a genomic window of Pseudomonas mohnii:
- the lapD gene encoding cyclic di-GMP receptor LapD, whose product MSLFKQLLIAICLFLVVAFTGNFVVSLESSRTQYVNQLRSHAQDAATALALSLTPNIDDPAMTELLVSSIFDSGYYASIRVVDISSDKILVERSGIPADTHVPDWFVKLIGLEPAGGDAIVSRGWEQAARVEVISHPMFALAKLWQSALGSLGWLLGCGVVSAVLGALLLRRQLKPLDYMVQQSHAIARREFLSLPELPRTPELRRVVLAMNQMVEKLKALFQEQAERSEKLRIESYQDSLTGLANRRYFEMQLNARVSNPEQASSGYLLLLRVQDLAGLNQRLGGQRTDQLLQAVGQQLSRECARYPETQNLVTRIRGGEFAVLAPGLVREEALQLAQHLDSALASLHATGATDVVSVAAIGLAPFIHGDTPQAVLGLADQALAQAEGQTDSNWVCLDHSALAGGGDDHHAWHKMLDQALNQRRFKLYFQPVVASQDTQLVLNYKVLSRLIDDEGQSIPAGRFLPWLERFGWAARLDRLMLELVLEQMDDHEHSLALNLSLATLQDPQALNALFETLRSHSRLGPRLTLEIGEEQLPEQADLEDLTRRLRELGFSLSLQHFGGRFSMIGNLARLGLAYLKIDGSYIRAIDQESDKRLFIEAVQRAAHSIDLPLIAERVETEGELAVIREMGVYGVQGRLVGEPKPWA is encoded by the coding sequence ATGTCTTTGTTCAAACAGCTGTTGATCGCTATCTGTCTGTTTCTAGTCGTCGCCTTCACCGGCAACTTCGTGGTCAGCCTGGAGAGCTCGCGCACCCAATACGTCAATCAACTGCGCTCCCACGCGCAGGACGCTGCGACGGCGCTGGCGCTGTCCCTGACGCCGAACATCGACGACCCGGCGATGACCGAGTTACTGGTCAGCTCGATCTTCGACAGCGGTTATTACGCGAGCATCCGAGTGGTCGATATATCCAGCGATAAAATCCTGGTCGAACGCAGCGGCATTCCGGCCGATACCCATGTGCCGGACTGGTTCGTCAAACTCATTGGCCTGGAACCCGCTGGCGGCGATGCGATTGTCAGTCGTGGGTGGGAGCAGGCCGCGCGGGTCGAGGTGATCAGTCACCCGATGTTCGCACTGGCCAAACTGTGGCAGAGCGCATTGGGCAGCCTGGGGTGGTTGCTGGGTTGTGGCGTGGTCAGCGCGGTATTGGGCGCGCTGTTGCTGCGTCGGCAATTGAAGCCGCTGGATTACATGGTCCAGCAGTCCCACGCCATTGCCCGTCGCGAGTTTCTCAGCCTGCCGGAATTACCGCGCACGCCGGAATTGCGTCGAGTGGTATTGGCCATGAACCAGATGGTCGAGAAGCTCAAGGCGTTGTTTCAGGAACAGGCCGAACGCAGTGAAAAACTGCGAATCGAGTCCTATCAGGACAGCCTGACCGGACTGGCCAATCGACGTTATTTTGAGATGCAATTGAACGCACGGGTGAGCAATCCCGAACAGGCCAGTTCCGGTTATTTGCTGCTGTTGCGGGTTCAGGACCTGGCGGGTTTGAACCAACGGCTGGGTGGGCAGCGCACCGATCAGTTGCTTCAAGCGGTCGGCCAGCAGTTGTCCCGCGAGTGCGCCAGATACCCGGAAACGCAAAATCTGGTCACGCGGATCCGAGGCGGCGAATTTGCCGTGCTGGCGCCAGGGCTGGTGCGTGAGGAAGCCCTGCAACTGGCGCAGCACCTCGACAGCGCCCTGGCCAGCCTGCATGCGACCGGCGCCACGGACGTGGTCTCGGTGGCCGCCATCGGCCTGGCACCCTTTATTCATGGCGATACCCCGCAAGCCGTGCTCGGGCTGGCGGACCAGGCGTTGGCGCAGGCCGAGGGCCAGACTGACTCGAACTGGGTCTGCCTCGATCACAGTGCGTTGGCCGGGGGCGGTGACGACCACCATGCCTGGCATAAGATGCTGGATCAGGCGCTGAATCAGCGGCGATTCAAACTGTATTTCCAACCGGTCGTCGCCAGTCAGGACACACAGTTGGTGCTCAATTACAAAGTGCTTTCACGCTTGATCGACGATGAGGGTCAGAGCATCCCGGCGGGACGTTTCCTGCCATGGCTTGAACGGTTCGGCTGGGCTGCACGACTGGACCGGCTGATGTTGGAGCTGGTGCTGGAACAGATGGACGATCACGAACATTCACTGGCGTTGAACCTGTCGTTGGCGACTCTGCAAGATCCGCAAGCGTTGAATGCGCTGTTCGAGACGCTACGTTCGCATTCCCGTCTGGGGCCACGACTGACCCTGGAAATCGGCGAAGAGCAATTGCCGGAGCAAGCCGATCTCGAAGACCTGACGCGGCGTTTGCGCGAACTGGGGTTCTCGTTGAGCCTGCAACATTTCGGTGGGCGCTTCAGCATGATCGGCAACCTGGCGAGACTCGGATTGGCCTATCTGAAAATCGACGGCAGCTACATCCGCGCGATCGATCAGGAGAGCGATAAACGCCTGTTTATCGAAGCCGTTCAACGTGCCGCCCACAGTATTGATCTGCCGTTGATTGCCGAGCGTGTCGAAACCGAAGGGGAGTTGGCGGTGATTCGCGAGATGGGTGTGTATGGGGTTCAGGGGCGGTTGGTCGGAGAGCCCAAGCCTTGGGCTTAG
- the lapG gene encoding cysteine protease LapG, giving the protein MAVRFPISRILRCLCGALLLAGVLLGGVHADWDFSLISGRARALYGPLGEGQQRIDDWQHLLATQKQVGELDKLNVVNRFFNKQVRYVEDIDLWHQVDYWETPIEALWKGAGDCEDYAIAKYFSLRHLGVSSDKLRITYVKALSLNRAHMVLTYYSSPDAEPLVLDSLIDVIRPASQRKDLLPVYSFNAEGLWLPGAKGNQMVGDTKRLSRWQDVLKKMQAEGFPVETTH; this is encoded by the coding sequence TTGGCGGTACGTTTCCCGATCTCCCGGATATTGCGCTGCCTGTGCGGCGCCTTGCTCCTGGCCGGCGTGCTGCTGGGCGGGGTGCATGCCGATTGGGATTTTTCCCTGATCAGCGGTCGGGCGCGGGCATTGTACGGCCCTTTGGGCGAAGGTCAGCAGCGCATTGATGATTGGCAACACTTGTTGGCCACCCAGAAGCAGGTCGGCGAGCTGGACAAGCTCAATGTGGTCAACCGCTTTTTCAACAAACAAGTGCGCTACGTCGAGGACATCGACCTGTGGCACCAGGTCGATTACTGGGAAACGCCCATCGAAGCCCTGTGGAAGGGCGCCGGCGATTGCGAAGATTACGCGATCGCCAAGTATTTCAGCCTGCGCCACCTCGGCGTCTCCAGTGACAAGCTGCGCATCACCTACGTAAAGGCGTTGAGCCTGAATCGCGCGCACATGGTGCTGACCTACTACTCCAGCCCGGACGCCGAGCCGCTGGTGCTCGACAGCCTGATCGACGTGATCAGGCCGGCCAGCCAACGAAAGGACTTGCTGCCGGTCTACTCTTTCAATGCCGAAGGGTTGTGGTTACCGGGTGCCAAGGGTAATCAGATGGTTGGTGACACCAAACGTCTGTCCCGATGGCAGGATGTGCTGAAAAAAATGCAGGCCGAAGGATTCCCGGTCGAGACGACCCACTAG
- a CDS encoding GntR family transcriptional regulator, with the protein MTQKPNPLGSIKVNGPIPAHLARSVIEQTLRSAILDGRIPCGTALRQQDLADLFGVSRMPVREALRQLEAQALLNVVAHKGAVVAPLVQGDAAETYALRILLESEALRLSIPLLEDEDLAQACRYIDELETETDYTEIGRLNRLFHMSLYSKAPNRRLLTLVEDGLNEEERFLRFNLEAMGLGQLSQEDHRALLRAAEDRDVERSVTLLENHLNRGVEVITRYLGSLEAQNIKTSK; encoded by the coding sequence GTGACACAAAAGCCCAACCCTCTCGGCAGTATCAAGGTCAACGGGCCGATTCCCGCTCATCTGGCACGCTCAGTGATAGAACAAACCCTGCGCTCAGCCATTCTCGACGGTCGTATTCCCTGCGGTACGGCCTTGCGCCAGCAAGACCTCGCCGACTTGTTTGGCGTCAGCCGCATGCCGGTTCGCGAAGCCCTGCGCCAACTCGAAGCCCAGGCACTGCTCAACGTGGTCGCCCATAAAGGCGCGGTCGTTGCGCCGCTGGTGCAGGGCGACGCCGCTGAAACCTATGCACTGCGGATCCTGCTGGAGTCCGAAGCGCTGCGCTTGTCGATTCCCTTGCTCGAAGACGAGGATCTCGCCCAGGCTTGCCGCTACATCGACGAGTTGGAAACGGAAACTGACTACACCGAAATCGGTCGACTCAATCGCTTGTTCCATATGTCGCTCTACAGCAAGGCCCCCAATCGCCGGCTGTTGACACTGGTCGAAGACGGCTTAAACGAAGAAGAGCGTTTCCTGCGCTTCAATCTGGAAGCCATGGGCCTGGGCCAGTTATCCCAGGAAGATCACCGGGCGCTGCTGCGGGCCGCCGAAGACCGGGACGTCGAAAGGTCGGTAACGTTGCTGGAAAACCACCTCAATCGTGGGGTCGAGGTCATTACTCGCTACCTGGGCAGCCTTGAAGCCCAGAACATAAAAACCTCCAAGTGA
- a CDS encoding DUF3050 domain-containing protein has product MKPTKDRLNQKKAELGSHPIFSEIHSLSVLQRFMETHVFAVWDFMSLTKRLQQELTCIQLPWLPPQDPQAARLINEIVLGEESDDRPVHGHYSHFELYLDAMREVGASTSAIEHFVALQQEGVSYDVALQSVNVDPAAARFVRHTLHTALHAPGHSVAAAFLHGRESVIPQMFQRILDDWGIGIEQAPTFRYYLQRHIEVDSEDHGPAAEKLLARLVDGDPQRQEDVYASAIAAVESRIALWDGLRLSMSEHLAQVNA; this is encoded by the coding sequence ATGAAACCAACTAAAGACCGTCTCAACCAGAAGAAAGCCGAGCTTGGTTCACACCCGATTTTCTCGGAAATACATTCACTGTCTGTATTGCAACGCTTCATGGAAACCCATGTGTTTGCCGTGTGGGACTTCATGTCCCTGACCAAGCGTCTACAGCAAGAATTGACGTGCATCCAGCTGCCGTGGCTGCCGCCGCAAGATCCACAGGCCGCTCGGTTAATCAATGAGATCGTGTTGGGCGAAGAGTCGGACGACCGCCCGGTCCATGGTCACTACAGCCATTTCGAACTGTATCTGGATGCGATGCGTGAAGTCGGCGCCAGCACCTCCGCCATCGAGCACTTCGTCGCGCTGCAACAAGAAGGCGTGAGTTACGACGTGGCGTTGCAAAGCGTGAACGTCGATCCAGCGGCGGCTCGGTTTGTACGCCATACGCTGCACACCGCGCTACATGCGCCAGGCCATAGCGTGGCGGCAGCGTTTCTACACGGCCGCGAGAGCGTCATTCCGCAGATGTTCCAGCGCATTCTCGACGATTGGGGCATCGGCATCGAACAGGCGCCGACCTTCCGCTATTACCTCCAACGACACATTGAAGTCGACTCCGAAGACCACGGCCCGGCCGCGGAAAAACTCCTCGCCCGGCTGGTCGATGGTGATCCGCAACGGCAGGAAGACGTGTATGCCAGCGCCATCGCCGCGGTGGAAAGCCGAATCGCTCTGTGGGACGGCCTGCGCCTGAGCATGAGCGAACACCTCGCGCAGGTGAACGCATGA
- a CDS encoding diiron oxygenase, whose translation MNAADYQSFADAWESRATIRTRPRRVLENDDKLIFPLSRQPLVLSDSFQRACPEQRDFALVQTLYKFINDVVIFETEIVDKTARSIAKNRFDVAFPFACRYDAMTVVVDEDYHALVAMDFMQQTVAMTGIAPIELPGEIELSRAIPTAVALAPQHLRGAVELICVAIAENTVTGDVAAFAKDDTVKQSIKGLMADHLLDEGRHSGFWSRMVRIYWHTASEEDRQCIARILPVFIGHYLTNDIQKSFDFRLIDALRISDTARHALKREVSGLAFPINRHHPLVTNIVRFFHSSSLLDSPCVQRALSDYLI comes from the coding sequence ATGAACGCCGCCGACTACCAGTCTTTCGCCGACGCGTGGGAAAGCCGCGCGACCATTCGCACCCGTCCGCGTCGCGTGCTGGAGAACGACGACAAACTGATCTTCCCATTAAGCCGCCAACCGCTGGTGCTCAGTGATAGTTTCCAGCGTGCGTGCCCGGAACAGCGCGACTTCGCCCTGGTGCAGACGCTCTACAAATTCATCAACGACGTGGTGATTTTCGAAACCGAGATCGTCGACAAGACCGCCCGCAGCATCGCCAAGAATCGCTTCGACGTGGCCTTCCCGTTCGCCTGCCGTTATGACGCCATGACTGTCGTTGTGGACGAGGATTACCACGCGCTGGTGGCGATGGATTTCATGCAGCAGACGGTCGCCATGACCGGCATTGCCCCCATCGAACTGCCGGGCGAAATCGAGCTGAGCCGCGCAATCCCGACGGCCGTGGCACTCGCGCCGCAGCACCTGCGTGGCGCTGTGGAGCTGATCTGCGTGGCCATCGCCGAAAACACCGTGACCGGCGATGTGGCGGCCTTCGCCAAGGACGATACGGTCAAGCAGTCGATCAAGGGCTTGATGGCCGATCACTTGTTGGACGAAGGCCGGCACTCCGGTTTCTGGTCGCGGATGGTGCGCATCTACTGGCACACCGCGAGCGAAGAAGACCGCCAATGCATCGCACGGATCCTGCCGGTGTTCATCGGCCACTACCTGACCAACGACATCCAGAAGTCCTTCGACTTCCGGTTGATCGATGCCTTGCGAATCAGCGACACGGCGCGGCACGCCCTCAAGCGTGAAGTGTCGGGGCTGGCCTTCCCGATCAATCGCCATCACCCGTTGGTGACCAACATCGTGCGGTTCTTCCACAGCAGTTCGCTGCTGGATTCGCCGTGCGTGCAACGCGCCTTGAGTGACTACCTGATTTGA